Proteins co-encoded in one Arachis stenosperma cultivar V10309 chromosome 7, arast.V10309.gnm1.PFL2, whole genome shotgun sequence genomic window:
- the LOC130941567 gene encoding glycerol-3-phosphate acyltransferase 5-like, whose translation MESVVSELEGTLLKDSDTFSYFMLVAFEASGLFRFALLLILWPLIRLTDSLGMKDTGLKIMIFVSLAGVAKSEIESVARAVLPKFYMDDLHMKAWRLFSSYDKRVVATKMPRIMVERFVKEHLRADEVVGTELCFNRFGYATGSVVDDSISQRVADIFGQQGAPTLGMARSSHHSFMQLCKEQIVPPFVTRQKQEQEALRPLPVIFHDGRLVKRPTASTSLLILLWMPIGIILAIIRITLGFTLPFWVIPYVSRLFGGKVVVKGTPPPPPLNGNSGVLFVCTHRTLMDPVVLSSVLHRQVPAVTYSISRLTEILSPIPTVRLTRIRNVDAEKIKEQLSKGDLVVCPEGTTCREPFLLRFSGLFAELTDRIVPVAMNYRVGFFHATTARGWKGLDPIFFFMNPRPVYEVTFLNQLPVEATCSSGKSPHDVANYVQRLLASTLGFECTNFTRKDKYRILAGNDGIVSYTSFAERMNKLVRTFKPFLH comes from the exons ATGGAATCTGTTGTATCCGAACTAGAAGGCACGCTTCTGAAGGACTCGGACACATTCTCATACTTCATGTTAGTAGCATTCGAAGCATCCGGTTTGTTCCGATTCGCCTTGTTGTTGATCCTATGGCCTCTGATTAGGTTAACGGACAGTCTTGGCATGAAGGACACAGGTCTTAAAATAATGATCTTTGTGTCCTTAGCTGGGGTAGCCAAGTCAGAGATCGAATCCGTGGCAAGGGCGGTGTTGCCAAAGTTCTACATGGATGACCTTCATATGAAGGCGTGGAGGTTGTTTAGTTCCTACGACAAAAGGGTGGTGGCAACGAAGATGCCGAGGATAATGGTGGAGAGGTTCGTGAAGGAGCATTTGCGCGCGGACGAGGTGGTTGGGACAGAGTTGTGTTTCAACAGGTTTGGTTATGCGACGGGCTCTGTTGTTGATGATAGCATATCTCAAAGGGTTGCTGACATTTTTGGCCAACAAGGTGCACCTACTTTGGGTATGGCAAGGAGTAGCCATCATTCCTTCATGCAACTTTGCAAG GAACAAATTGTTCCTCCTTTTGTAACAAGGCAGAAGCAGGAGCAGGAAGCGCTCCGGCCACTGCCGGTGATCTTCCACGACGGCCGTCTAGTAAAGCGGCCGACAGCATCGACCTCGCTACTAATCCTTCTATGGATGCCAATAGGCATTATACTTGCCATAATTCGCATCACCTTGGGGTtcacactacccttttgggtgATACCCTACGTTTCAAGGCTCTTTGGAGGCAAGGTGGTAGTGAAGGGCACACCACCCCCTCCTCCCTTGAACGGCAACTCCGGCGTGCTATTCGTGTGCACTCACAGAACCCTAATGGACCCGGTGGTCCTCTCCTCCGTGCTCCACCGCCAAGTCCCCGCAGTCACCTATTCCATCTCTAGGTTAACGGAGATACTCTCTCCAATCCCAACGGTTAGGTTAACAAGAATAAGGAACGTAGATGCTGAGAAAATCAAAGAGCAATTATCAAAGGGTGATTTGGTTGTGTGTCCAGAAGGTACTACATGTCGCGAACCCTTCCTTCTAAGGTTCAGTGGGTTATTCGCTGAGTTAACTGATAGAATAGTCCCTGTGGCCATGAACTATAGGGTTGGATTCTTCCATGCAACCACTGCTAGGGGTTGGAAGGGTTTGGACcccattttcttcttcatgaACCCTAGGCCGGTTTATGAGGTCACTTTCTTGAACCAGTTGCCGGTTGAAGCTACTTGCTCCTCAGGTAAAAGTCCTCACGATGTGGCTAACTATGTTCAAAGGCTTTTGGCTTCAACGTTAGGGTTTGAGTGTACCAACTTTACAAGGAAAGACAAGTATCGGATCTTGGCTGGGAATGATGGTATTGTTTCTTATACTTCGTTTGCTGAACGAATGAACAAGTTGGTCAGAACTTTCAAGCCATTTTTACATTGA